A genomic stretch from Microthrixaceae bacterium includes:
- a CDS encoding IS1380 family transposase, giving the protein MAEDALFLPGLSPVSGKPVHLAFDGGRLTSDGGVLVLAEIERGLGIAERLAGCITDPRAPERVRHGLAEMIRFRALLIAAGYPDANDCDALRDDPAFKMAVGRLPETGAGLCSQPTMCRLENLPGKTALIRMTDAMVDLFCDSFAEVPRRILLDIDDTLDRVHGAQQLSLFHAHHDNRCFLPIHIYEATTGKPVAVILRPGKTPDGAEVALVLRHLVEAIRRRWPKVEIVIRGDSHYARPEAMSWLERNSVRYIFGLAGNRVLLDRVAARAEDAAVRRAEQDADKIRSFHDFRYAARSWTVERRVIARIEATRQGSDTRFVVTNLTGTPRWLYEVLYCGRGQAENLIKAHKLHLASDRTSCSKATANQFRLLVHTAAYWLLHTLKGLAAKTSFWRDAQFDTVRLAFVKIAARVTELVTRIKVSLPSSYPYKQSLARFADRALAMPP; this is encoded by the coding sequence ATGGCCGAAGATGCTCTCTTTCTCCCCGGTCTGTCACCTGTTTCGGGCAAGCCGGTTCACCTCGCCTTCGATGGCGGCCGGTTGACCTCGGATGGGGGTGTGCTGGTGCTGGCCGAGATCGAGCGAGGGCTCGGGATCGCCGAGCGGCTGGCCGGCTGCATTACCGATCCACGGGCGCCCGAGCGGGTGCGGCATGGCCTCGCCGAGATGATCCGCTTCCGCGCGCTGCTGATCGCCGCCGGCTACCCGGACGCCAACGACTGCGATGCCCTGCGTGACGATCCGGCGTTCAAGATGGCGGTAGGCCGCCTGCCCGAGACAGGGGCCGGGCTCTGCTCGCAACCGACGATGTGCCGATTGGAAAATCTGCCGGGGAAGACCGCGCTCATTCGCATGACGGATGCTATGGTCGACCTCTTCTGCGACAGCTTCGCCGAAGTGCCGCGACGCATCCTGCTGGACATCGACGACACCCTCGACCGGGTACACGGCGCCCAGCAGCTGTCGCTGTTCCATGCCCACCACGACAACCGCTGCTTCTTGCCGATCCATATCTACGAGGCCACGACCGGCAAGCCTGTGGCGGTGATCCTCAGACCGGGCAAGACCCCCGACGGTGCCGAGGTCGCGCTTGTGCTCAGGCACCTGGTCGAGGCGATCCGCCGTCGCTGGCCAAAAGTCGAGATCGTGATCCGCGGCGACAGCCACTATGCCCGCCCCGAGGCCATGAGCTGGCTGGAGCGCAACAGCGTCCGCTACATCTTCGGTCTCGCCGGCAACCGCGTGCTGCTCGACCGCGTCGCGGCACGCGCCGAGGACGCAGCCGTCCGCCGCGCTGAGCAGGACGCCGACAAGATCCGCAGCTTCCACGACTTTCGCTACGCCGCCAGGAGCTGGACAGTCGAGCGCCGGGTCATCGCCCGCATCGAGGCGACCAGGCAAGGCAGCGACACGCGCTTTGTCGTGACCAACCTCACCGGCACGCCACGCTGGCTCTACGAGGTCCTCTACTGCGGCCGAGGCCAGGCCGAGAACCTGATCAAGGCGCACAAGCTGCACCTCGCCTCGGACCGCACCTCATGCTCGAAGGCGACGGCCAACCAGTTCCGCCTCCTCGTCCACACCGCCGCCTACTGGCTGCTGCACACGCTGAAGGGCCTCGCCGCCAAGACCTCGTTCTGGCGCGACGCCCAGTTCGACACCGTGCGCCTCGCCTTCGTCAAGATCGCCGCCCGGGTCACCGAACTCGTCACCCGCATCAAGGTCTCGCTGCCGTCGAGCTATCCCTACAAGCAAAGCCTCGCCCGCTTCGCCGACCGCGCCCTCGCCATGCCCCCGTGA